One window of the Niallia circulans genome contains the following:
- a CDS encoding small acid-soluble spore protein P: protein MNKNDSKDMHRNAPKGNQSGQPEPLSGSKKVKNRNHSRQKHNNHHDM from the coding sequence GTGAACAAAAATGATAGCAAAGATATGCACAGAAATGCTCCTAAAGGAAATCAATCTGGTCAGCCAGAGCCACTTAGCGGGAGCAAAAAGGTGAAGAACCGTAACCATTCTAGACAAAAACATAATAATCATCACGATATGTAA